The genomic DNA ATCATCCGGGCAACTACAGTGAACTTACGTCACGTGAATTACCTTCTCGGCGGTCGCCATGATGCACGCAGTCCGGTCAGCATGTGTCGGAGCACTGAAAGGCTCTAGTAAGGCCTTTTCATCTCCACTGACACAAACATCAGCTTTTAATACATTACCATCATGTCTTTTAGCACGTAAGTTACATTTTATCTATTGCCACGCTCTTTTGCAACGattaaaatcttgcaaaaatttTGCCGGTGTTGTCTGCGTTCTGTGGAATGTTTTTTGCTATTTTACGAAGTAAAACGAAACTTCACACCAAGTTATATTTAAGCACAGCTCATTTTTATCGTTTTTGACACTGGAATAATTCAAATAATTCTCGACCGAATGTGCTTGCGACAACAACTTTATTGACCTTGACggtggtgggtggggtattatttTATGGGTGACATTGACGACAAAAAACGGAAGATTGTAATACAGAAGAGTCTTTCCTggcaacaaaattaaaaaatcaacTGTATATTAGTTTTCGTTGGAAAAATGAGTAAATGATGTGCTAAATTCagtgtaatttatattatatttgatcTCTGGTTTAATGGAAAGTTGATGCACAGGTCATAGTTTTTCACAATTGCAGATTAGCAGTTGTCAGCTTCTGATAATTATCTTGTGTTGAGTAAGAATGAAAGTTTACACCATATATTTTCGACATGACAAAAAGCGGTGCAAATTTATTTGATACAcatttggtggggggggggggggggaaatttgAAGGGGTCAACCCATTTTATTTTGGAATAGCTTGGTATTCGAGAAAGGGAATGAATATTCAGATTGGAAGTCAATTTTTAGGGTGAGCTGCAGGATTTGAAAGCAATTTTCTAACAGAAGACAGTTGTTAATGTCCCCAGCTGTAGATGGAGAAAAGCCCTTCATCCAAGGTTATAAAATGGTATCAGAATGCAGCACTGCAATTGGTTGATTTCAAAATTCTTGAACACTTTTCAGATGCTGGAGATTCAGACTCTAGCCTTCTGACTCGTAACCTTAGCCCACCTGGATCGCAGTAGCTGAGTTCTTGTCTATACTTGCATGAACAGATCATGTTATATGTATGATCAtgggagtctgaaattctatcaataagttACTGCCAGGTATAGCAAAACATGTATTTATCGTCTGTGGATGAgtgaatttgaaatgtaaaatttacGAACACAATactaattttttcaaaaacaagatttTAAAGGTATACTTGGACCCTCTAAAATGACCGTGGATATAGTTagaatattacaatttattagttaatggaaactacaaaaaaaaatttaaaagcaggtGGGGACACCCCTCCTAACAACAGACATTGAATAATCGGACCAGTGTAGGCCCTAGGTAagttacaaaaaaatgaatggatttttttttttcaaagaagtgGGAGAGGCCTACTTTTGAGTGGTGGGGAAGtggtcaaaaatatttaattgttttgttaGCATCCTTCTAAATCTTTGTTGTGATTAAATTACAGAACGCAAATATGCAACCGAGGCAGCAAAAGCAAAACCAGCAGCTGGTGCAGCCAAGGGACAAGTAGTGGCTGTCATTGGTGCCGTTGTGGACGTACAGTTTGAAGATGAATTACCACCAATGTTAAACGCCCTGGAGGTCCAGAACAGGAGTCCAAGACTTATTCTTGAAGTAGCACAGCATCTAGGTAAATTGTTTTTCTGCAACAGATCTGACCAATTCAAACTGCtgctttcaaaattcaatttGTGTTTGTTCAAGTAGTTTTTTCACAGTTAACATAAACTTCATCGAATTTACAAGTTTCAGTAACTGCTAGAATAAATTCAGGTACTGTTTTTAGAGATTTTACTCACTTGATGTTCAATTATAGGTGAGAACACTGTACGAACAATTGCTATGGATGGTACAGAAGGTCTTATACGTGGTCAAGTTTGTGTAGACACTGGAACCCCAATCTCTATACCAGTAGGACCAGCCACCTTAGGTAGAATTATCAACGTTATCGGTGAACCTATTGATGAAAGAGGACCAGTTCAAACAGACAAGTATGCTtgatttgttcttgttgtttaataaatattagaTACTAGCAAGAATGTTGATGAAAGGAAAAGAGGCAGTAGAtttacttttaaataatactGATTATTGACTTGATTATTTATCCCTTAGCCTTTGCAAGCATCTGTTTTTATCTTTGGAAAAACCGACAATTGCAGTAAAATTACACACATACACTTACCAACTTGTTAAAAAGATATCCAAATTGATGTTTCTCTGGCTTATTTGACTATTTCTAGGGTAGTTGCTTTTCatttaagtaaaaatttggttTGGATTACGTATAAAGGATGATAAAGAGCTGAAATCAACAGCAATTGCTTTGAATACTGCAGAGTCCATGATCCCTATTTTAGCTGATATTTCTAGGTCTTCAGTCATTCTTGTATTGGTACTTTCCTGGTTAAAGATCAAACATGTTTGTCCTTGGCATTGAGCAAGTCACTTCCTTTTCTGCCAAGTGTTTTTTTACCAGTTTGGTTTGAAAAGTCACCTTGAAACCTACACCAGAACACTCGTATTGAAAAGATTTGAAGAACACAGAAATGAACTTTTTCTTTCAGATATGCAGCTATCCATGCTGAAGCACCAGAATTCACAGAGATGAGCGTACAACAGCAGGTGTTAGAAACAGGAATCAAAGTTGTAGATCTTCTAGCTCCCTATGCTAAGGGAGGTAAAATTGGTATGTAAACCAAAGAAAAAGACTCCGATTTCCAAAACTTTAAAGCTAGAATATCTAccctattttgaaaaaaaaaattgaatcttCAAGCCTTTGATCTTGTGTCTGTTTCTGGGAAGGTAAGTATGAAACTGGGTTTGAGTGTTGGTCTGTGGGCAAAGTGCTTCACCCACAGCACAGGACCAAGGTAACCTCTTTAAGATTAAGCATGCTTTTGAAAAAGCCTGACACCAGCTGATGAATATGTGGTGTTAATTTTATAGGCATGAATTTTGTTAACGTTTCGGCCAGAAGGGCCATTTGTTGGTTTATAAAttctttgatttcaatataaatcATACTGTAATTAGATCATTGGGGTTGAATTTTGTTGATTGACACATCCATGAAAGTTAGTCTTCCTTGAATAACTATAATTTCACAGTATTCGCTGGGTGGGTaacaattcattgaatttgcttgttataattttaatgtttttgttccAATAGGACTGTTCGGTGGTGCAGGAGTAGGCAAAACTGTATTGATTATGGAACTGATCAACAATATTGCCAAGGCTCACGGTGGTTACTCAGTGTTTGCTGGTGTAGGAGAAAGGACCCGTGAGGGTAATGACTTGTACCATGAAATGATCACGTCCAAAGTCATTAGTTTAACAGACGACTCATCAAAGGTATACCTAATTTTGGAGTTgaatactgcaaaaaaaaaaagaaataaatggcTATTTTGTGGTTATCTTGTTTGTGAGGATTAGATTTCATGGATTGTATTGCCCATGAACTCCATGAAAATTTGTCCTCAAcagatgatttcacagtaccaaCATGCTtcaatcttgtgcgcacaactctgctcatccccttgacacaatttaatgaaacttcacacgaaggatcagtaacaacagtaattgtgcatggtGCTTTTTAGATTCTTTCAgagaaaaaattgcagagttactgGACttggttttttgttactatactataattatatatacagtcTTGGGCACGCTTAAATCTCCTGAagccatgcacacaatttaatgaaacttcacataagtgatcagtagtaactctagttgtgcatggtgcatgttagggtctttcagaaaataattctgcacagttatggaactttgttttttgttactatactatataaatagtctgcatatgcaattttgtgcgcgTCTGATCTCCCAAATCATTGCACactatttaatgaaacttcacacaagtgatcagtaccaaccttacttgtgcatggtgcatgttaggttctttcagaaatatattctgcagagttatgggactttgtttttttgttactatactatatacatacagtccacataattatgcaatcttgtgtgcgtcaaattgcaatgtactgtgtcattgcatggggggggggggggtacattcatcaccttcagtgatagctctagtttaatcGGGGTTTCAAATTCATATTAAAAGTTTGCTCTGTGTAACGTGGTGGTCACACATTATTGCAAATACGTATATCCCTCCAGTTACACCTTCAAATAACATCTATGATATCATTATGGTGAAAGTTCAGCAAACTTGGGAGTTGTTATACTTTGGCAAGTTCTCTAACAAAGCTGTTCGAACAGCTCTGTTCGATTGCTCATAGGGGCAACTAGAGctagaaatttaaaaagtctTCAAACAGCATCTTAGCTGCAggccagttttcaaaataattgggGGCGTGGAATGTTTTTGTTATGCCTGTGTAAGGTAATAATGTGAACAAGATTCATATACATGACCTTTGCACATCCAGTTCTTTCCAAGGTCTtgacattttagatttttaacaaaaaGCAATTCTAAAGTTACATTATTGTTAAATCTCAAggttttttaatttgtaaatttaatattttcttttgatcttttaGGTAGCCCTTGTGTACGGACAGATGAACGAGCCCCCAGGAGCTCGTGCCCGTGTCGCTTTGACTGGTCTGACAGTAGCCGAGTATTTCCGTGACCAAGAAGGCCAGGATGTGCTGCTTTTTATCGACAACATTTTCAGATTCACACAAGCTGGTTCAGAGGCAAGTGTCTTGTGAGATACTATCTGTTGGtggcccgcccacttagctcagtagggagagtgttggtctacagatcgtggggtcgcgggttcaatccccgggcggggcgtatgttctccgtgacgatttgataggagacattgtgtctgaaatcattcgttctccacctctgataattcatgtggagaagttggcagttacttgcggagaacaggtttgtactggtacagaatccaggaacactggttaggttaactgcccgccgttacatgactgaaatactgttgaaaaatggtgttaaacccaaaacaaacaaacaaaacaatctgTCGGTAGTGTTTCTTAATATTACACAGCTTATTAGTAACAAAATTAGTTCAAATTATTACATGACTTGTTGTATGAATTGGTCTATAATATGTGCTATATAACCTGGGCGGagtcaaaacttgaaaaataaaagtatgaaTAAGTATTTCTGATACCATATAGTAAACACTAAATGGCTTGCCGATCAATAGTCTATACTATGGGCCTTTGGACCTTGAGCAGTAGTTTCAGGGTtagaatttaagctcgcatacttacaaaatacaaaatagagtacattttgaaaaatgtgactttttaCCCTAACTAGCAAAATTTTGTGAATGCAAAATCTCAAATAGAGATGATGACCATTTTCATTTCTTCCCTATCAGTTTCGATCTGCTATAAATACGAATTCATTAATGATGTTGTACACAGAACGCACCCATTGATGATGTTTTTACATAGTGCGTGGACAGTTTAGCAGATTTCAATTACGCAGTGACAATTCATTTTACATGGttcagtcatttttagctcgactgttcaaagTATGGAGATCTGTCCTACTCGACCCTGCGTccacatcttggttaaagttttgatgcactttctctataTATCTGTAATCACTTGAtcgaattgattcaaacttaagatagttgttccacatttatcaaccacatcatttgacacaagggtcataactcttacgccagtattttatgaattttccccctttttacttaaaatttcagtttaaagcTTTTATTAACTTTCACTCTatcagtgattcattttgaaatctgAAGATACGAGTCCATGGGActcacatattttgaaacaatgagtcCCAGCTAGTGAGTAATGAGTCAAAAAGGGActcaatataaaaattatatatcatgaAACAGCAAGTCccaaatttgaattgtttgctTTTTCACATCCTGTACATTGTATATTAGTTGACTGATTAATTGATTTAATAGGTTTTACATCCTATATATCTGCACCAGAACTGAACTAAACAGGAtgaggagaaaaaaaaaaaagttctgttaAAAGTTGTATTTTGAAAGTTTCTGTCCTTTGCAGCTTTGTTCATACCgttcatttttatgttgtcaGTACAGATTGTTCAGTACATATAATCTTCACTTTCGTCATAGTGTTACCACGAATAAAGAGTGAgccatttagaaacaaattttctttttttcttatcttGATTTTCCTACGTGCTCGCAGCCGCTGCTTCATTTTCTATTGAAATGCTCACTTCTTCAGTACCCGACGATTCACTCAAAGttagaccaaaaaaaaaacggaaagtTTTTGCTGTTTGGGATCTAACTTCTGCTGTTTTTTCAACGGCATcgtcagattgttgaaatattttggcCGAAATATCCGGGTACTTTGGAAACAATACTcccaaacataaaataaatgaccaTCACCTATTGGTTTAAAAAAATCACTACTGTCCAATCAGAATATGCTTTACAAATCGAACGGTGATAAGGTAGTTTTGACGCATGAAAATTATCTACGACATCCGTTCTACTTTTTAAACCATTAGAGGAAGTAAACGAAGGTACACATTATGTGAGTGAAATTGTTTGCGTCACGCGGCTGCATGCATTTCAAATTAACGCGTCCCCGGTGAAAAATATGCGTCTTTGACACAGGACGCACGGCAAAATGAATCACTGCTCTATCTCTATTATCACCAAAttggtttgattcaaacttaaaatagttgttccacatcaacATGCACATCATATGAaataagagccataactcttgcttgaattatgccccctattttactcggaattatgtctcccaccatacagtggtgtgggagacatattgatttactcctgtctgtgtgtcagtCTCtgacaaatcttgtccgcactctgtcgaacatttctcatctgatcttcaccaaacttgaacaaaatgtgtttgccaataagtccttggccaagttcgataactagccaaatcggcctatgcacttaggaattatggcccttgaaacttgataatcaaagcactgaaagtctgctAAGGCAGTCGAGTGATAaccaaagcactgaaagtctgataaggcagttgagatagtcaaagcactgaaagtctgataaggcagttgaggtcttagtgcatggttgactcctatactactattcagatgattaggcagttgtgggagacatgcgcttttctcaaaagcagctctagtttcagtttaattttgatgctttttcaccatatTATCTCTGttgttacaaaatggatttgattcaaacttaaaatacttgtaccacaacatcacccacatcatttgacacaaggtccataatgctgGCACCAATATGTTttgagttatgccctctttttactttaaaaaatagaatttcaggttcaagttgtaaTGCATTTTTGCttcatctcagttattactaaatagatttgattcaaactttaaaaaaatttccacaTTATAAGTCACATGGTATGACATGtgatgcattacttttgcagaaattttccatgaattatgtcccctttatactcctttaatattttgataatctttaTGTCTGTATTTACTGAATACATCTGACCCAGACTTatctttatctcagttactacttgATACATTTGACACCGACTTAAGctattttccaatattttcatccacattggagtcattaaacaacCTGCCAGCTAAGCTTAATAGGGGGAGCAccaatctacggatcgcgggatcgcgagttcgatcctcgggcgggccgtatgttctccgtgacaattcgATAAAAGCTTAACTGGTATTCCTTGTAAACAGCAAGatatttgtttattgtgtttACCACGCATGTGGAAATTGAGGTGTGACGTTAATTTAAGAGGTATACACGTTTTTACTGAACGTTCATCCCCAACAAATAGGCGTATATGTAAATTTCACCTTtcaggccatccttaaaaaattgtttgtttgcggtaacgcgaccgactcacgaaaatcgctgcgactcaaacaattttttaacccaaaactcggaatttctttttattcattatttcttttgggtaactatttgtatttgtataagttttcctagacagtgttcgttgaggttcaactacatgaatgatCGATATGACCGATAAGATACAAAATGTGTGAATGTTAAgctttctgtataccgctaattaacaagtgacacaaatacgataataggctgctcttctatgcattgtttatcaattaacttttacacattgatcaataaatacctttggcaatgacggacattattgtaccaaatacaaaccgcgagaagcccacgtgtcagtcggcgcatggcatgattgacatctgccagaagctgattaatataccaagctccgcctactgccatacttccgcttatggcggcgaacaatattcgaattcaccgggattttgattgacaaggggcagttcTTTCGAACTTGAGActcataaaagaaaatttcctcaGGTTAAGCCGATGCACGGGAAATTTTTTggtgcgggtcaaatacgagtttttctcgataagtgcgagtaaaaacccagaacctcgggtctaccgaacgccctgccgatttcctgatatactacaaaaattcatgcaagaagttgtttagaaaattccacatggacaaatcgtggtacatagtgttatctgtgcaatactgcagacgtatttaaccgagttttacagttgtaaaataatgatttttctcgtacgtaaaacatctgggatagataaattcttggatatcattctggcataatttctcaaacaattttgcaaacaaataataattttagttttgatcttttgtcgttgcataatctttttaatctgccccgaggataaaaaaacaagtcacttggaaagagcacaataaacgtcaaaaatattagacaaacaaaattttcttaccagaaaatttatttataaagttaaacatcctttcaatgcaatgactaaaaccagcgaaagaaatccataatgtttacatttctagattttcctatttgcgtgaaattaaatttccttgggtccactttttcctatttttcaaaacccagactttagaaacatagttattattactgaaattttctgtgacttaaataatgtaactgaaattcatgcaaatttttgacacctgccaccagaaactgggtttaatctgtttgacaactgtttcttttaatgtgtgccgacagcagcagatcaaagaagacactagcagatcaaagaagacgcGTGTAGTATGAGttatgtcatagtgatgtcactgctgttgacatgtatttaattcaagaagtgactgtgaaatgcttttatgggtttttagctcacctgtcacaaagtgacaaggtgagcttttgtgatcgcgcggtgtccgtcgtccgtgcgtgcgtccgtccgtaaacttttgcttgtgaccactctagaggtcacatttttcatgggatctttatgaaaattggtcagagggttcatcttgatgatatctaggtcaagttcgaaactgggtcacgtgccgtcaaaaactaggtcagtaggtctaaaaatagaaaaaccttgtgacctctctagaggccatatatttcacaagatcttcatgaaaattgctcagaatgttcaccttgatgatatctaggtcaagtttgaaactgggtcacgtgccataaaaaactaggtcagtaggtctaaaaatagaaaaaccttgtgacctctctagaggccatatatttcacaagatcttcatgaaaattgctcagaacattcaccttgatgatatctaggtcaagttcgaaactggatcacgtgccatcaaaaactaggtcagtaggtctaaaaatagaaaaaccttgtgacctctctagaggccatatttttcatgggatcttcatgaaaattgatcagaacattcaccatgatgatatctagatcaagttcgaaactgggtcacgtgccgtcaaaaactaggtcagtaggtcaaataatagaaaaaccttgtgacctctctaaaggccatatttttcatgggatctgtatgaaagttggtctgaatgttcatcttgatgatatctaggtcaagtttgaaactgggtcacgtccggtcaaaaactaggtcaataggtctaaaaatagaaaaagtttgtgacctctctagaggccatatatttcatgagatcttcatgaaaattggtcagaatgttcaccttgatgatatctaggtcaagttcgaaagtgggtcacgtgccttc from Mercenaria mercenaria strain notata chromosome 11, MADL_Memer_1, whole genome shotgun sequence includes the following:
- the LOC123531466 gene encoding ATP synthase subunit beta, mitochondrial, which codes for MMHAVRSACVGALKGSSKAFSSPLTQTSAFNTLPSCLLAQRKYATEAAKAKPAAGAAKGQVVAVIGAVVDVQFEDELPPMLNALEVQNRSPRLILEVAQHLGENTVRTIAMDGTEGLIRGQVCVDTGTPISIPVGPATLGRIINVIGEPIDERGPVQTDKYAAIHAEAPEFTEMSVQQQVLETGIKVVDLLAPYAKGGKIGLFGGAGVGKTVLIMELINNIAKAHGGYSVFAGVGERTREGNDLYHEMITSKVISLTDDSSKVALVYGQMNEPPGARARVALTGLTVAEYFRDQEGQDVLLFIDNIFRFTQAGSEVSALLGRIPSAVGYQPTLATDMGTMQERITTTKKGSITSVQAIYVPADDLTDPAPATTFAHLDATTVLSRGVAELGFYPAVDPLDSTSRILDRNVVGEEHYGVARDVQKVLQDYKSLQDIIAILGMDELSEEDKLTVARARKMQRFLSQPFQVAEVFTGSEGKYVPLKETIIGFQKILAGELDHIPEVAFYMVGNIEEVLQKERLADEKKWS